From the Lysobacter sp. FW306-1B-D06B genome, one window contains:
- a CDS encoding glutathione S-transferase N-terminal domain-containing protein codes for MPHGTLLIGESFSPWTQKARWALERCGVPFDYREYTPTLSEPGLRWRLRQWNGPVSVPVLIVGRDAIRGSWDIARHAATVAGDARLGAFDAIAPWNDLSEAALAEARSRVVRGVLADPAALDEASAAVVPAPLLRPLRFVARDATRRLDRKYRHLSRQGALRFALDRTRAGLHARGGDFLLGTFGYADIAMAVVLEAVAPIARTEPPLGPATRRCWSDAVLAEEFSDLLAWRDRLAASPATTYSQLIGRSLRSA; via the coding sequence ATGCCGCACGGCACGCTGCTCATCGGTGAATCCTTTTCGCCCTGGACCCAGAAGGCGCGCTGGGCGCTGGAACGGTGCGGCGTGCCCTTCGACTATCGCGAATACACCCCGACTCTGAGTGAGCCCGGGCTGCGCTGGCGCCTGCGGCAATGGAACGGCCCGGTGTCCGTGCCCGTGCTGATCGTGGGGCGAGACGCGATACGCGGGTCGTGGGACATCGCCCGGCATGCGGCCACGGTGGCGGGCGACGCGCGGCTGGGTGCGTTCGACGCCATCGCGCCCTGGAACGACCTCAGCGAAGCCGCCCTCGCCGAAGCCCGCAGCCGCGTCGTGCGCGGCGTACTGGCGGATCCGGCCGCGCTGGACGAAGCCAGTGCCGCGGTGGTGCCGGCACCGCTGCTTCGCCCGTTGCGGTTCGTGGCGCGCGACGCGACGCGTCGTCTGGATCGGAAGTACCGGCATCTGAGCCGGCAAGGTGCTTTGCGATTCGCGCTCGATCGAACGCGCGCAGGCTTGCACGCGCGTGGCGGCGATTTCCTGCTGGGAACGTTCGGCTACGCCGACATCGCGATGGCCGTGGTGCTCGAAGCCGTCGCGCCGATCGCGCGCACCGAACCGCCGCTCGGCCCGGCCACGCGTCGCTGCTGGAGCGACGCGGTACTGGCGGAAGAATTCAGCGATCTGCTGGCGTGGCGCGATCGCCTGGCGGCATCGCCGGCGACCACGTACTCGCAGTTGATCGGCCGCTCGCTACGAAGCGCATGA
- the hrcA gene encoding heat-inducible transcriptional repressor HrcA: MSRKPADPSLDPRARQLLRTLIGRYIRSGEPVGSQTLARHAGLDVSPATIRNILADLEDAGLLSAPHASAGRVPTPQGYRLFVDSLLQVRPLPESEMARLRGELPTGSGTQALLGSASELLSAMTHFVGVVSVPRREQFAFRRIDFVPLDGARVLAILVFADNEVQNRIVLTRRPFDASELERVANYLNAHFAGRTVADIRATLVHELRSAQSEMQVLLAQSVELAEQALAPGGDDMVLAGQTRLMGVQELADLDRLRDLFEAFSRKREILQLLERTVQAPGVRIFIGEETGLAPLEGMSLVTAPYVAAGSGTVLGVLGVIGPTRMAYERVIPVVQAAADALGAALHPDS, translated from the coding sequence ATGAGCCGCAAACCCGCCGATCCCAGCCTCGACCCGCGCGCACGCCAATTGCTGCGGACCCTGATCGGTCGCTACATCCGCAGCGGTGAGCCGGTGGGCTCGCAGACGCTGGCGCGGCATGCGGGGCTGGACGTGAGCCCGGCGACGATCCGCAACATCCTCGCCGACCTGGAGGACGCGGGGCTGCTCAGTGCGCCGCACGCCTCGGCAGGGCGGGTGCCGACACCACAGGGCTACCGGCTCTTCGTCGATTCGCTGCTGCAGGTCCGACCGTTGCCGGAGTCCGAAATGGCGCGCCTGCGCGGAGAGCTGCCCACCGGCTCCGGTACGCAGGCCCTGCTGGGCAGTGCGTCGGAGCTGCTGTCGGCAATGACCCATTTCGTCGGCGTGGTCAGCGTTCCGCGGCGCGAGCAGTTCGCCTTCCGCCGCATCGACTTCGTGCCTTTGGACGGCGCCCGCGTGCTGGCCATCCTCGTCTTCGCCGACAACGAAGTGCAGAACCGCATCGTGCTGACGCGGCGGCCCTTCGATGCAAGCGAGCTGGAGCGCGTGGCCAACTACCTCAATGCGCATTTCGCCGGACGCACGGTGGCGGACATCCGCGCCACGCTGGTCCACGAGCTGCGCAGCGCGCAGAGCGAGATGCAGGTGCTGCTGGCCCAGTCGGTCGAACTGGCCGAACAGGCGCTCGCACCCGGCGGCGACGACATGGTGCTGGCCGGCCAGACCCGGCTGATGGGCGTACAGGAGCTGGCCGACCTGGACCGCCTGCGCGACCTGTTCGAAGCCTTCTCCCGCAAGCGCGAGATCCTCCAACTGCTGGAGCGCACCGTGCAGGCGCCCGGCGTTCGCATTTTCATCGGCGAGGAAACGGGGCTGGCGCCGCTGGAGGGCATGTCGCTGGTGACGGCGCCCTATGTTGCGGCCGGCAGCGGCACGGTGCTGGGCGTGCTGGGCGTGATCGGCCCGACCCGCATGGCCTACGAGCGCGTGATCCCGGTGGTGCAGGCCGCCGCGGACGCGCTGGGCGCGGCGCTGCACCCGGATTCCTGA
- the grpE gene encoding nucleotide exchange factor GrpE produces the protein MTASTTSGEPNQTPDTAPGDEADASLAAQLEAAQAELAQLREDTLRERAELENQRKRMAREVDMARKFANERLLGELLPVIDSLEAGLAVQADTAAHLREGMELTLRQLLKVAGDNGLVMVDPVGQPFDPDKHQAMSMVEAAGHAPGNVVQVYQKGWLLNERLLRPALVVVAKHD, from the coding sequence ATGACTGCCAGTACCACTTCCGGCGAACCCAATCAGACCCCCGACACGGCCCCCGGCGATGAAGCCGACGCCTCGCTCGCCGCCCAGCTCGAGGCCGCCCAGGCCGAACTCGCGCAACTGCGCGAGGACACGCTGCGCGAGCGCGCCGAGCTGGAGAACCAGCGCAAGCGCATGGCGCGCGAGGTCGACATGGCGCGCAAGTTCGCCAACGAACGCCTGCTGGGCGAACTGCTGCCGGTGATCGACAGCCTCGAGGCCGGACTGGCCGTGCAGGCCGATACCGCCGCGCATCTGCGCGAAGGCATGGAGCTCACGCTGCGCCAGCTGCTGAAGGTGGCCGGCGACAACGGCCTGGTGATGGTCGATCCGGTCGGCCAGCCGTTCGACCCGGACAAGCACCAGGCGATGAGCATGGTGGAGGCCGCCGGCCACGCGCCGGGCAACGTGGTTCAGGTCTACCAGAAGGGCTGGCTGCTGAACGAACGCCTCCTGCGCCCGGCGCTGGTGGTCGTGGCCAAGCACGACTGA
- the smpB gene encoding SsrA-binding protein SmpB: MSKNSNNKTGKDKGKGAAGGTIALNKRARHEYQLEEKFEAGLALQGWELKAIRAGRANIVDAYAVVLHGELFLIGAQITPLISASTHVVANDRRTRKLLLHRHEIDNLVGRIQRDGYTVVPTALYWKGNKVKAEVALAKGKQAHDKREASKERDWQREKQRVMRKHNKDA, encoded by the coding sequence ATGTCCAAGAATTCCAACAACAAGACTGGCAAGGATAAGGGAAAGGGCGCCGCTGGCGGCACCATCGCGCTCAACAAGCGCGCCCGTCACGAGTACCAGCTCGAAGAGAAGTTCGAGGCCGGCCTGGCCCTGCAGGGCTGGGAGCTGAAAGCCATCCGCGCCGGCCGCGCCAACATCGTCGACGCCTACGCCGTCGTGCTCCACGGCGAGCTGTTCCTGATCGGCGCGCAGATCACGCCGCTGATCTCCGCCTCGACCCACGTCGTCGCCAACGACCGCCGCACCCGCAAGCTGCTGCTGCACCGGCACGAGATCGACAACCTCGTCGGCCGCATCCAGCGCGACGGCTACACCGTGGTGCCCACCGCGTTGTACTGGAAGGGCAACAAGGTCAAGGCCGAAGTCGCGCTCGCCAAGGGCAAGCAGGCGCACGACAAGCGCGAGGCGAGCAAGGAACGCGACTGGCAGCGCGAGAAGCAGCGCGTGATGCGCAAGCACAACAAAGATGCTTGA
- the recN gene encoding DNA repair protein RecN, with the protein MLVHLSLKQFAVVSEAELGFGPGLTVISGETGAGKSLLVDALGLISGLRADSGVVRHGADRAELVAEFALHDVPLAAAWLRENELDEDEACQIRRVIRADGGSRAWVNGRPVTLGQLGELAALLVEIHGQHEHQALLSRPSQLALLDAFGRTDAERRAVETAAARWNALLAERDALSAQGDVSDRIDWLEHQHAELDREELEPESIARLQADHRRHAHAAGLIAACDGAFAQLGGEEGPSLSRNLQHVRSDLQRVAEHEPRLSEVDAMLDAAAIQVDEALALLDRVRSDLDLDPSAFEAIEHRIGRLHELARKHRVTPEQLAAQRDAIATELDALRGAGVRLVKLDGEIDAARRAWREVADVLSARRRDAAAHLAGSTTALIAELGMGGGRFDVVLEPQDGDRPDPQGAERVEFMVAANPGQPARPLRKVASGGELSRISLAIEVAALGLDTVATMVFDEVDTGIGGAVAEIVGQKLRALGATRQVLCVTHLPQVAAQGHAHYRVSKAASEGVTQSAVQSLNAKQREEELARMLGGVELTREARAAAKRLLADVV; encoded by the coding sequence ATGCTCGTCCACCTTTCCCTCAAGCAATTCGCCGTCGTCAGCGAGGCCGAACTCGGCTTCGGGCCCGGCCTGACCGTCATCTCCGGCGAGACCGGCGCCGGCAAGTCGCTGCTCGTCGATGCGCTGGGCCTGATCTCCGGCCTGCGCGCCGACAGCGGCGTGGTCCGCCACGGCGCCGACCGCGCCGAACTGGTCGCCGAATTCGCCCTCCACGACGTCCCGCTCGCCGCCGCCTGGCTGCGCGAAAACGAACTCGACGAGGACGAGGCCTGCCAGATCCGCCGCGTGATCCGCGCCGATGGCGGTTCGCGCGCCTGGGTCAACGGGCGTCCGGTGACCTTGGGCCAGCTCGGCGAACTGGCCGCGCTGCTGGTGGAGATCCACGGCCAGCACGAACACCAGGCCCTGCTCTCACGCCCCAGCCAGCTCGCCCTGCTCGACGCCTTCGGCCGTACCGACGCCGAGCGCCGCGCGGTCGAAACCGCTGCCGCCCGCTGGAATGCCCTGCTCGCGGAGCGCGATGCGCTGTCCGCCCAGGGCGACGTCTCCGATCGCATCGACTGGCTGGAGCACCAGCACGCCGAACTCGATCGCGAGGAACTCGAACCCGAGTCCATCGCACGTTTGCAGGCCGACCACCGCCGCCATGCGCACGCCGCCGGCCTGATCGCCGCCTGCGACGGCGCGTTCGCCCAACTCGGCGGCGAGGAAGGCCCGTCGCTGTCGCGCAATCTCCAGCATGTGCGCTCGGACCTGCAGCGCGTGGCCGAACACGAACCCCGCCTGTCCGAAGTCGACGCAATGCTCGACGCGGCCGCGATCCAGGTGGACGAGGCGCTGGCGCTGCTGGACCGCGTTCGCAGCGACCTGGACCTGGACCCCTCCGCATTCGAAGCGATCGAACATCGCATCGGCCGCCTGCACGAGCTGGCGCGCAAGCACCGCGTCACGCCCGAACAACTGGCCGCCCAACGCGACGCCATCGCCACCGAGCTCGACGCCCTGCGCGGCGCCGGCGTGCGCCTGGTCAAGCTGGACGGCGAGATCGACGCCGCCCGCCGCGCCTGGCGCGAAGTCGCCGACGTGCTGAGCGCGCGCCGTCGCGACGCCGCCGCGCACCTGGCCGGCAGCACCACCGCCCTGATCGCCGAACTGGGCATGGGCGGCGGACGTTTCGACGTCGTCCTGGAACCGCAGGACGGCGACCGTCCCGATCCGCAGGGCGCCGAGCGCGTGGAATTCATGGTCGCCGCCAACCCCGGCCAGCCAGCCCGCCCGCTGCGCAAGGTGGCCTCGGGCGGCGAACTGTCGCGCATCTCGCTGGCCATCGAAGTGGCCGCGCTGGGCCTGGATACCGTGGCGACGATGGTGTTCGACGAGGTCGACACCGGCATCGGCGGCGCGGTGGCCGAAATCGTCGGCCAGAAGCTGCGTGCGCTGGGCGCGACCCGCCAGGTGCTGTGCGTGACCCATCTGCCGCAGGTGGCCGCACAGGGCCACGCGCACTATCGCGTGAGCAAGGCCGCCAGCGAAGGCGTCACCCAGAGCGCCGTGCAGTCGCTCAACGCCAAGCAGCGCGAGGAAGAACTGGCGCGCATGCTCGGCGGCGTCGAACTCACGCGCGAGGCGCGTGCGGCGGCGAAGCGGTTGCTGGCGGATGTGGTTTGA
- the dnaJ gene encoding molecular chaperone DnaJ yields MSKRDYYEVLGVARDASDEDLKKAYRRCAMKHHPDRNPGDAAAEAAFKECKEAYEVLSDANRRRAYDQHGHAAFEHGMGGGGGGAGYADMGDIFGDIFGNIFGGGAQRGPRRGADIGYVMELSLEEAVGGTEKQIEIPTLDECATCDGSGSADGKLETCETCHGRGQVRFQRGIFSMQQACPHCGGRGKTIPNPCADCNGQGRVERTKTLQVKIPAGVDNGDRIRLGGEGEAGPAGSPPGDLYVDVRVREHEIFQRDGDDLHCEVPVRIAQAALGDNIRVPTLDGEVELRIPAETQTGKLFRLRDRGVKSVRSRKPGDLYCRVVVETPVNLTTEQRELLEKFEATFVGDGARRHSPRASTFLDGVKGFWDRMTS; encoded by the coding sequence ATGAGCAAACGCGACTATTACGAAGTACTGGGCGTGGCCCGCGACGCCAGCGACGAAGACCTGAAGAAGGCCTATCGCCGCTGCGCGATGAAGCACCATCCCGACCGCAATCCCGGCGACGCCGCCGCGGAAGCCGCGTTCAAGGAGTGCAAGGAAGCCTACGAAGTGCTCTCCGACGCCAACCGTCGGCGCGCCTACGACCAGCACGGCCATGCCGCGTTCGAGCACGGCATGGGCGGCGGTGGCGGCGGTGCCGGTTACGCCGACATGGGCGACATCTTCGGCGACATCTTCGGCAACATCTTCGGTGGCGGCGCCCAGCGCGGCCCGCGTCGCGGCGCGGACATCGGTTACGTGATGGAGCTGTCGCTGGAAGAAGCCGTCGGCGGCACCGAGAAGCAGATCGAGATCCCCACGCTCGACGAGTGCGCGACCTGCGACGGCAGCGGCTCGGCCGACGGCAAGCTGGAGACCTGCGAAACCTGCCACGGTCGTGGCCAGGTGCGTTTCCAGCGCGGCATCTTCTCGATGCAGCAGGCGTGCCCGCACTGCGGCGGGCGCGGCAAGACGATTCCCAACCCTTGCGCGGACTGCAACGGCCAGGGCCGCGTGGAGCGCACCAAGACGCTGCAGGTGAAGATTCCCGCCGGCGTCGACAACGGCGACCGCATCCGCCTGGGCGGTGAAGGCGAGGCCGGTCCGGCCGGTTCGCCGCCGGGCGACCTGTACGTGGACGTGCGCGTGCGCGAACACGAGATCTTCCAGCGCGACGGCGACGACCTGCATTGCGAAGTGCCCGTGCGCATCGCCCAGGCGGCGCTGGGCGACAACATCCGCGTGCCCACGCTGGATGGCGAGGTCGAACTGCGCATCCCGGCCGAAACTCAGACCGGCAAGCTGTTCCGCCTGCGCGACCGCGGCGTGAAGTCCGTTCGCAGCCGCAAGCCCGGCGACCTGTACTGCCGCGTCGTGGTGGAAACGCCGGTGAACCTCACCACCGAGCAGCGCGAGTTGCTGGAGAAGTTCGAGGCCACCTTCGTCGGCGACGGCGCACGCCGCCATTCGCCGCGCGCCTCCACCTTCCTCGACGGTGTGAAGGGCTTCTGGGACCGCATGACGTCCTGA
- the bamE gene encoding outer membrane protein assembly factor BamE, with protein sequence MPKHTTYKLLLVLSIAMVTGGCGILYKQPIYQGNLLEKANVDQLQTGMSKQQVTLLLGSPSIEDPFHHDRWDYASTQRTDRRGRTEKKNLTLWFENDSLTKWEGDYFPEQDEQLAKQTVKQFGRNLPKEKDKRRGR encoded by the coding sequence ATGCCGAAGCACACGACGTACAAGCTCCTGCTGGTCCTTTCCATCGCCATGGTCACCGGCGGCTGCGGCATCCTCTATAAGCAGCCGATCTACCAGGGCAACCTGCTGGAGAAGGCGAACGTCGACCAGCTGCAGACCGGCATGAGCAAGCAGCAGGTCACGCTCCTGCTGGGCTCGCCGTCGATCGAGGATCCGTTCCACCACGATCGCTGGGACTACGCCAGCACCCAGCGCACCGACCGCCGCGGCCGCACCGAGAAGAAGAACCTCACGCTGTGGTTCGAGAACGACAGCCTGACGAAGTGGGAAGGCGACTACTTCCCCGAGCAGGACGAGCAGCTGGCCAAGCAGACCGTCAAGCAGTTCGGCCGCAACCTGCCGAAGGAAAAGGACAAGCGCCGCGGCCGCTGA
- the fur gene encoding ferric iron uptake transcriptional regulator, with the protein MESQELRKAGLKVTHPRMRILELLEQSKPRHMTAEDIYRHLLEHGEDIGLATVYRVLTQFEAAGLVLKHNFEAGQSVYELDRGHHHDHMVDVDSGKIIEFESPEIEELQRKIAAKHGYDIEEHSLVLYVRKKR; encoded by the coding sequence ATGGAATCGCAAGAACTCCGCAAGGCCGGTCTCAAGGTCACCCATCCGCGCATGCGGATCCTGGAGCTGCTGGAGCAGTCCAAGCCGCGGCACATGACCGCCGAAGACATCTACCGCCATCTCCTGGAGCATGGCGAGGACATCGGCCTGGCCACGGTGTACCGCGTGCTGACGCAGTTCGAGGCGGCGGGCCTGGTGCTCAAGCACAACTTCGAAGCCGGCCAGTCCGTGTACGAACTGGACCGCGGCCACCATCACGACCACATGGTCGACGTGGACAGCGGCAAGATCATCGAGTTCGAAAGCCCGGAGATCGAGGAGCTGCAGCGCAAGATCGCCGCCAAGCACGGGTACGACATCGAGGAGCATTCGCTCGTGTTGTACGTGCGGAAGAAGCGCTGA
- the dnaK gene encoding molecular chaperone DnaK: MGKIIGIDLGTTNSCVAIMEGGKARVIENAEGDRTTPSIVAFTKDGEVLVGASAKRQAVTNPKNTFFAVKRLIGRKFTDAEVQKDIGLVPYKITSHDNGDAWVETAEGKMMASQQISAEVLAKMKKTAEAYLGETVTEAVITVPAYFNDSQRQATKDAGKIAGLDVKRIINEPTAAALAYGMDKKGGDRKIAVYDLGGGTFDVSIIEIASVDGEMQVEVLSTNGDTFLGGEDFDKRVIDYLVEEFQKDQGIDLRKDPLALQRLKDAAERAKIELSSAQQTEVNLPYVTADASGPKHLNIKLTRAKLEALVDDLVKRTIEPCRIALNDAGLRASEISEVILVGGQTRMPKVQTAVAEFFGKEPRKDVNPDEAVALGAAIQGGVLAGDVKDVLLLDVTPLSLGIETLGGVFTKIIEKNTTIPTKASQVFSTAEDNQSAVTVHVLQGEREQARYNKSLARFDLTGIEPSPRGMPQVEVSFDIDANGILHVSAKDKKTNKEQKVEIKAGSGLSEDEIAKMVADAETHREEDQKFHELVQARNHADALIHTARSAIKDNGDKVPGDVIGRTEGAIAELETAMKGDDKAQIEAKSKVLEEAAQSLFAAASAGQPGGPDAGAGPQGGAKSDDVVDAEFTEVKDDKK; encoded by the coding sequence ATGGGCAAGATCATCGGTATCGACCTGGGCACGACCAATTCGTGCGTGGCCATCATGGAAGGCGGCAAGGCGCGCGTCATCGAGAACGCCGAGGGCGATCGCACCACCCCGTCCATCGTCGCCTTCACCAAGGACGGCGAAGTCCTCGTCGGCGCCAGCGCCAAGCGCCAGGCCGTCACCAATCCGAAGAACACCTTCTTCGCCGTCAAGCGCCTCATCGGCCGCAAGTTCACCGACGCCGAAGTGCAGAAGGACATCGGCCTGGTGCCGTACAAGATCACCTCGCACGACAACGGCGATGCGTGGGTCGAGACGGCCGAAGGCAAGATGATGGCCTCGCAGCAGATCTCGGCCGAAGTGCTGGCCAAGATGAAGAAGACCGCCGAAGCCTACCTGGGCGAGACCGTCACCGAGGCGGTCATCACCGTGCCGGCGTACTTCAACGACAGCCAGCGCCAGGCGACCAAGGACGCGGGCAAGATTGCCGGCCTGGACGTCAAGCGCATCATCAACGAGCCCACCGCGGCCGCGCTGGCCTACGGCATGGACAAGAAGGGCGGCGACCGCAAGATCGCCGTCTACGATCTGGGCGGCGGCACGTTCGACGTGTCGATCATCGAGATCGCCTCCGTCGACGGCGAAATGCAGGTCGAAGTGCTGTCGACCAACGGCGACACGTTCCTGGGCGGCGAAGACTTCGACAAGCGCGTCATCGACTATTTGGTCGAGGAGTTCCAGAAGGACCAAGGCATCGACCTGCGCAAGGACCCGCTGGCCCTGCAGCGCCTGAAGGACGCCGCCGAGCGCGCCAAGATCGAACTGTCCAGCGCGCAGCAGACCGAAGTGAACCTGCCGTACGTGACGGCCGACGCCTCGGGCCCGAAGCACCTGAACATCAAGCTCACCCGCGCCAAGCTCGAAGCGCTGGTGGATGACCTGGTCAAGCGCACGATCGAACCGTGCCGCATCGCGCTGAACGACGCCGGCCTGCGCGCCAGCGAGATCAGCGAGGTGATCCTGGTCGGCGGCCAGACCCGCATGCCGAAGGTGCAGACGGCGGTGGCCGAGTTCTTCGGCAAGGAACCGCGCAAGGACGTCAACCCCGATGAGGCCGTGGCGCTGGGCGCCGCGATCCAGGGCGGCGTGCTCGCCGGCGACGTCAAGGATGTGCTGCTGCTCGACGTGACCCCGCTGTCGTTGGGCATCGAAACGCTGGGCGGCGTGTTCACCAAGATCATCGAGAAGAACACCACCATCCCGACCAAGGCCTCGCAGGTGTTCTCCACCGCCGAGGACAACCAGTCGGCCGTGACCGTGCACGTGCTGCAGGGTGAGCGCGAGCAGGCCCGCTACAACAAGTCGCTGGCCCGCTTCGATCTGACCGGCATCGAGCCCTCGCCGCGCGGCATGCCGCAGGTGGAAGTGTCCTTCGACATCGACGCCAACGGCATCCTGCACGTGTCGGCCAAGGACAAGAAGACCAACAAGGAGCAGAAGGTCGAGATCAAGGCCGGCTCGGGTCTGTCCGAGGACGAGATCGCCAAGATGGTCGCCGATGCGGAAACCCACCGCGAGGAAGACCAGAAGTTCCACGAGCTGGTCCAGGCCCGCAACCACGCCGACGCGCTGATCCACACCGCGCGCAGCGCGATCAAGGACAACGGCGACAAGGTGCCGGGCGACGTGATCGGCCGCACCGAAGGCGCGATCGCCGAGCTGGAGACGGCGATGAAGGGCGACGACAAGGCCCAGATCGAGGCCAAGTCGAAGGTTCTGGAAGAGGCCGCGCAGTCGCTGTTCGCCGCGGCTTCGGCCGGCCAGCCGGGCGGTCCGGACGCCGGTGCCGGTCCGCAGGGCGGCGCCAAGTCCGACGACGTGGTCGACGCCGAGTTCACCGAAGTCAAAGACGACAAGAAGTAA
- a CDS encoding RnfH family protein: MRIEVVRAWPRRFEAVSLELPDGATVAQALAATGWGDDDGTVGHAVFGVRVAPDTVLHDGDRLELLRALQADPKDARRRRAESKTKPRP; the protein is encoded by the coding sequence GTGAGGATCGAAGTCGTCCGCGCCTGGCCGCGGCGATTCGAGGCCGTGAGTCTGGAGCTGCCCGATGGCGCGACCGTCGCGCAGGCGCTCGCGGCGACGGGATGGGGCGACGACGACGGCACGGTGGGCCATGCGGTGTTCGGCGTGCGCGTGGCGCCCGACACGGTGCTCCACGACGGCGACCGGCTGGAACTGCTGCGTGCGTTACAGGCCGATCCCAAGGATGCGCGGCGGCGTCGCGCGGAGTCCAAAACAAAACCCCGGCCGTAG
- a CDS encoding type II toxin-antitoxin system RatA family toxin → MQTIRRSALVEHSAARMFALVNDVAAYPRRFAWCEGSQVLEEGENRMVARLDIGFGALRTWFVTENTSSPPHHIDLKLIDGPFQSLGGRWEFHALDESACKVTLTLTFEPKVKLLGPAMAVGFQGLADRMVDDFVRVADRGEDA, encoded by the coding sequence ATGCAGACCATCCGCCGTTCCGCCCTCGTCGAGCACTCCGCCGCGCGCATGTTCGCGCTGGTCAACGACGTGGCCGCCTATCCACGCCGTTTCGCCTGGTGTGAAGGCTCGCAGGTGCTGGAGGAGGGCGAGAACCGGATGGTCGCTCGGCTCGATATCGGCTTTGGTGCGTTGCGCACGTGGTTCGTCACCGAGAACACGTCCAGCCCGCCGCACCACATCGACCTGAAGCTGATCGACGGGCCGTTCCAGAGCCTGGGCGGACGCTGGGAGTTCCACGCCCTGGACGAATCGGCGTGCAAGGTCACGCTGACGCTGACCTTCGAGCCGAAGGTGAAACTGCTGGGGCCGGCCATGGCGGTGGGCTTCCAGGGACTGGCCGATCGCATGGTCGACGACTTCGTACGCGTGGCCGACCGGGGGGAAGACGCGTGA